Proteins found in one Cardiocondyla obscurior isolate alpha-2009 linkage group LG03, Cobs3.1, whole genome shotgun sequence genomic segment:
- the Pths gene encoding ATP-dependent RNA helicase DDX47, protein MEDSEKLVDDIKDEEINIEKVTWKDLGLVDTLCKTCIDLKWTEPTRIQREAIPLTLQGKDVIGLAETGSGKTAAFALPILQALLENPQRYFALILTPTRELAFQISEQFDALGSSIGVKTVVLVGGMDMHAQGMILEKKPHIIIATPGRLVDHLENTKGFNLRQLKFLVMDEADRILNMDFEVEVDKILRVIPRERRTLLFSATMTKKVQKLQRASLRNPVKVEVSTKYQTVEKLQQYYIFIPVKFKDVYLVHILNELAGNSFMIFCGTCNNTVRTALLLRNLGFTAVPLHGQMSQNKRIASLTKFKAKNRSILISTDVASRGLDIPHVDIVINFDIPTHSKDYIHRVGRTARAGRSGRSITFVTQYDVELYQRIEQLISKQLPLYPTEEEEVMLLQERIAEAQRIVKMDMKNMEDNKKSGKRKRGGDHEDDDTEQSIGVRKRVKIKSKRK, encoded by the exons ATGGAAGATTCAGAGAAACTAGTTGACGATATTAAGgatgaagaaattaatatcgaaaaagTCACATGGAAAGATCTG GGACTTGTTGACACACTTTGCAAAACATGTATAGATTTAAAGTGGACAGAGCCTACAAGGATTCAACGTGAAGCCATCCCATTGACACTTCAAG GCAAGGATGTAATTGGATTGGCAGAAACTGGATCAGGAAAAACTGCTGCTTTTGCACTGCCTATATTGCAAGCATTGTTAGAAAATCCTCAGAGGTACTTTGCACTGATACTGACACCTACAAGGGAATTAGCATTTCAAATTTCAGAGCAATTTGATGCATTAG gCTCCAGTATTGGTGTGAAAACTGTAGTACTGGTAGGTGGAATGGACATGCATGCACAAGGAATGATACTGGAAAAAAAGCCTCATATCATTATTGCTACCCCTGGAAGATTAGTTGATCACTTGGAAAACACAAAAGGCTTCAATTTACGACAGCTAAAGTTTCTG GTGATGGACGAGGCAGATCGTATTCTGAACATGGACTTTGAGGTAGAGGTCGACAAAATTCTCAGAGTAATACCTCGAGAAAGgagaacattattattttcagcaACAATGACCAAAAAGGTGCAAAAGCTGCAACGTGCATCCTTAAGAAATCCCGTGAAGGTTGAAGTGTCCACCAAGTATCAGACTGTCGAGAAATTGCAGCagtattacatatttattccagtaaaatttaaa GACGTGTACcttgtacatatattaaacGAGTTAGCAGGCAACAGCTTCATGATATTTTGTGGAACTTGTAATAATACGGTAAGAACTGCGTTGCTGTTACGAAACCTGGGATTCACGGCTGTTCCCTTACACGGGCAAATGTCACAAAACAAAAGAATCGCCTCACTGACAAAATTCAAAGCGAAAAATAGATCGATATTGATTTCAACGGACGTCGCTAGCAG AGGTCTCGACATTCCGCATGTAGATATTGTCATCAATTTTGATATTCCTACGCACAGTAAGGATTACATACACAGAGTAGGTCGAACCGCGCGTGCAGGTCGATCAGGTCGTTCTATCACATTTGTTACGCAATACGATGTAGAGCTGTATCAACGTATAGAGCAATTGATATCGAAACAACTACCGTTATATCCAACGGAAGAGGAAGAGGTGATGTTGCTGCAGGAAAGAATCGCCGAAGCGCAACGAATAGTGAAAATG GACATGAAAAACAtggaagataataaaaaatcaggCAAACGGAAACGCGGTGGTGACCACGAAGATGACGATACTGAACAGTCCATCGGAGTGAGAAAAAGAGTGAAAATAAAGAgcaaaagaaaatga
- the Not3 gene encoding CCR4-NOT transcription complex subunit 3: MAATRKLQGEIDRCLKKVTEGVETFEDIWQKVHNATNSNQKEKYEADLKKEIKKLQRLRDQIKSWIASGEIKDKSTLLDYRKLIETQMERFKVVERETKTKAYSKEGLGAAQKLDPAQKEKDEVTNWLANSIDALNLQMDTFESEIESLQAGKKKRIDKDKQDRVDELKSKLDKHRYHIRKLETLLRMLDNMSVEVNTIKRIKDDVEYYIESSQDPDFEENEYIYDDIIGLDEVELSGVGIPSSATTDSNNSNETGGTPTSTNSCTSPIPSPSLSSTMHNHSSDSSTDIDKKTKPVKPTAVRPLLNTQASIPTTGSTATIKSNMLSSSTPSKTIPMTPSHSSPSSTSNHIATTNAGNFATVAASHSNSQAIHSTSNKTSTHNSENNILSSSSTSNVTSNVPQTVAQQHNNNPAPAQTTHVLHSQQSQNHNSETEMTTPVPPSSSPQSSVSSRSSPMPANSCSPAPSTANGLIPKLPDGSMSSLKSIAQQVINRAGLEIPPSESSRNIFDSAKTSNSSNSNATSEAHIPPLLGVAPLGPVPLQKEHQLQFQMMEAAYYHMPHPSDSERLRSYLPRNTCTTPPYYQQVQLPHSDTVEFFQRLSTETLFFIFYYMEGSKGQYLAAKALKKQSWRFHTKYMMWFQRHEEPKVINEEYEQGTYIYFDYEKWGQRKKEGFTFEYKYLEDRDLN; the protein is encoded by the exons ATGGCTGCGACAAGGAAGTTGCAAG gGGAAATAGATCGGTGCCTTAAAAAAGTGACAGAAGGTGTGGAAACCTTTGAAGATATCTGGCAAAAGGTTCACAATGCCACAAACAGCAATCAGAAGGAAAAGTACGAGGCTGATCTCAAAAAGGAAATCAAGAAACTACAGAGGTTACGCGATCAAATTAAAAGCTGGATCGCGTCGGGTGAAATAAAAGACAAGAGTACACTTCTCGATTATCGGAAGTTGATTGAAACT CAAATGGAAAGATTTAAAGTTgtagaaagagagacaaaaaCAAAAGCTTACTCTAAAGAAGGTTTAGGCGCTGCTCAGAAATTAGACCCAGCtcagaaagagaaagatgaaGTTACTAATTGGCTTGCCAATTCGATAGACGCTCTCAATCTGCAG ATGGATACATTTGAATCGGAAATAGAATCGTTACAggcaggaaagaaaaagaggataGACAAAGATAAGCAAGATAGGGTGGACGAATTGAAGTCAAAGTTGGATAAACACCGCTATCACATCCGTAAATTGGAGACACTGTTACGTATGCTTGATAATATGTCTGTCGAAGTTAACACG attAAGAGGATAAAAGACGATGTCGAGTATTACATCGAATCTTCGCAAGATCCCGATTTTGAGGAGAACGAATATATTTACGATGATATTATTGGCCTCGACGAAGTTGAGTTATCTGGAGTTGGCATCCCATCGTCGGCGACGACGGATAGCAACAATAGCAATGAAACCGGAGGCACGCCAACTTCAACTAATTCCTGTACTTCGCCCATACCGTCACCGTCATTAAGCTCTACCATGCATAATCACTCGAGCGATAGTTCCACGGACATTGACAAGAAAACCAAg CCTGTAAAACCAACAGCAGTCAGGCCGCTATTGAATACGCAAGCGAGCATTCCAACCACGGGAAGCACTGCCACCATAAAATCGAATATGTTATCGAGCAGCACTCCAAGCAAAACCATTCCCATGACACCTAGCCATAGCTCGCCTAGTTCAACGAGCAATCACATTGCCACGACTAATGCCGGCAATTTCGCCACCGTGGCTGCCTCACACAGCAACTCGCAAGCCATTCATTCTACCTCCAACAAAACATCTA CTCACAACAGTGAGAATAATATCTTGTCGTCATCGTCTACGTCCAACGTTACGTCGAATGTGCCGCAAACGGTTGCGCAACAGCACAATAATAATCCAGCGCCGGCACAAACGACGCACGTATTGCACAGTCAGCAGAGTCAAAATCACAACAGCGAGACAGAAATGACCACGCCGGTACCACCATCTTCGTCGCCGCAGTCGTCGGTTAGCAGTAGATCCTCGCCGATGCCCGCAAACTCTTGCTCGCCAGCACCGTCCACTGCCAATGGTCTTATCCCAAAGCTTCCCGATGGAAGCATGTCCTCTCTAAAATCCATTGCCCAACAAGTGATTAACCGAGCAGGTCTCGAAATACCACCTTCCGAGTCGAGTAGAAACATCTTTGACAGTGCCAAGACGAGCAATAGTAGTAACAGCAACGCCACGTCGGAAGCACACATTCCTCCACTGCTTGGGGTCGCACCTCTGGGACCCGTACCTTTACAGAAGGAACACCAGCTGCAGTTCCAAATGATGGAAGCCGCGTACTACCACATGCCTCATCCGTCTGACTCGGAAAGATTACGTTCGTATCTGCCGAGAAACACATGCACCACGCCACCTTATTATCAGCAG GTTCAACTTCCTCATTCGGATACTGTGGAGTTCTTCCAACGGCTTtctacggaaaccttgtttttcatattttactaCATGGAAGGGTCTAAAGGGCAGTATTTAGCAGCGAAAGCTCTGAAGAAACAAAGCTGGAGGTTTCATACTAAGTATATGATGTGGTTCCAGAGGCACGAGGAACCGAAAGTTATTAACGAGGAATACGAGCAG GGAACGTACATCTATTTTGACTATGAAAAGTGGGggcaaaggaaaaaagaaggatttACTTTCGAATACAAGTACTTAGAAGACAGAGACCTGAACTAA